One part of the Vitis riparia cultivar Riparia Gloire de Montpellier isolate 1030 chromosome 6, EGFV_Vit.rip_1.0, whole genome shotgun sequence genome encodes these proteins:
- the LOC117916613 gene encoding protein UPSTREAM OF FLC — MEARMKKYRQVSPERAKVWTEKSPKYQQSRKVPVVYYLCRNRQLEHPHFIEVPLSSTEGLYLRDVIDRLNVLRGRGMASMYSWSCKRSYKNGFVWHDISEDDIILPAHGNEYVLKGSELFESNSGRFSPVGNIKIQNPRPLPETASSRSHDDSSSTSSMNGKETKNSQEDDLSPPLQRPGSSGLSPGSRVAKDSSWGGSLSLTEYKICKSDGATDASTQTEENVSKPKARETCTRGVSTDDGSLEAERNEIYQNQVPCMKENSEICRESISPLSTSSASSSGGKTETLDSLIRADACKINSFRILEEEEVRMAPATKLKATNMLMQLISCGSISVKDHSFGLIPTYRPRFSHSKFPSPLFSTSIMLGELDCFAENPRMMGLKVEDKEYFSGSLIETKMLKEGDGFTGLKRSSSYNADRTCKQLDSAEDKGETMAGRSKCIPRSIKASLSRHPRSESMRSPISDKPRNSSDGVDSSQTVSPSVSFGSSRRITEPSLGKRQSKRLDSFREDEDVIKIEERLTSGARVIIQTKAACDTD, encoded by the exons ATGGAGGCCAGGATGAAGAAGTACCGGCAAGTGAGTCCGGAGAGGGCCAAAGTGTGGACGGAGAAGTCTCCTAAGTATCAGCAGAGTAGGAAGGTTCCGGTGGTTTACTATCTCTGCAGAAACAGGCAACTGGAACATCCACACTTCATCGAAGTCCCGTTATCTTCAACGGAGGGTCTCTACTTGAGAG ATGTGATCGATAGGCTTAATGTTCTAAGAGGGAGAGGCATGGCTTCAATGTACTCATGGTCCTGTAAGCG AAGCTACAAGAATGGATTTGTTTGGCATGATATTTCTGAAGATGATATAATTCTTCCTGCTCATGGTAATGAATATGTTCTCAAAGGTTCAGAACTCTTCGAATCTAATTCAG GGCGGTTCAGTCCTGTGGGAAATATAAAAATCCAGAATCCAAGACCATTGCCAGAAACAGCATCTTCCAGAAGCCATGACGATTCTTCATCAACCTCTAGCATGAATGGGAAAGAAACCAAGAATTCTCAAGAAGATGATCTGTCCCCTCCACTTCAGCGTCCTGGATCGTCTGGTTTGTCTCCAGGGTCCAGAGTTGCAAAAGATTCTTCTTGGGGTGGCTCTCTAAGCTTGACTGAGTACAAGATTTGTAAGAGTGATGGGGCAACTGATGCTTCGACACAGACTGAAGAAAATGTAAGCAAGCCTAAAGCTCGAGAAACTTGTACAAGGGGTGTTTCAACAGATGATGGCTCTTTAGAAGCTGAACGCAATGAGATTTATCAAAATCAGGTTCCATGCATGAAAGAGAACTCTGAGATCTGCAGAGAATCAATTTCCCCTCTGTCCACCTCCAGTGCATCATCTTCAGGCGGGAAGACCGAGACCTTGGACTCTCTTATCAGAGCTGATGCGTGTAAGATCAATAGCTTCAGGATACTTGAAGAGGAAGAGGTTCGAATGGCTCCTGCTACAAAGCTGAAGGCTACAAATATGCTGATGCAGCTCATCTCCTGTGGATCAATATCAGTGAAAGATCACAGTTTTGGCCTCATTCCAACCTACAGGCCTAGGTTTTCTCATTCAAAATTTCCCTCCCCATTGTTCTCTACATCAATAATGTTGGGAGAGCTTGACTGCTTTGCAGAGAATCCAAGAATGATGGGCCTGAAGGTGGAGGACAAGGAGTATTTCAGTGGGAGTTTGATTGAGACTAAAATGCTTAAGGAAGGTGATGGATTCACTGGTTTGAAACGCTCTTCTTCCTACAATGCAGACAG GACTTGTAAGCAATTAGATTCAGCTGAGGACAAGGGGGAGACAATGGCCGGACGTTCAAAATGCATCCCACGGTCAATTAAAGCTTCACTGAGTAGGCATCCACGTAGCGAATCCATGAGGTCCCCTATTTCGGACAAACCAAGGAACTCCTCTGATGGAGTCGACAGCTCTCAAACCGTATCTCCCAGCGTCTCCTTTGGTAGCAGTAGAAGAATCACGGAACCTTCCTTGGGGAAAAGACAATCAAAGAGGTTAGATTCCTTCAGAGAAGATGAAGATGTGATCAAAATCGAAGAAAG GCTTACTTCAGGAGCTCGggttataattcaaaccaaagCCGCCTGCGACACAGATTAA